Genomic window (Marasmius oreades isolate 03SP1 chromosome 3, whole genome shotgun sequence):
GGTCGTGAATTTTAGTTCAGGAGTCTTCACCTTAGGTAGCTTTCTCTTAAACACATCGGTCTTGTTCATGAATAATATTACCGAGGTGCGAAGAAACCACCGAGAGTTGATTATACTCTCAAACAGCATGAGGGATTCTTTCATTCGATTCTATTGCGGCGTTAGAGCTCAACTGGCCTTGTTACAGGGGGGTGCCTACCTGGGTCTTCTCTTCCAACAGGACCTGATCATATTCACTCAGCGCAGTACAAAATATAATGCTGGTCACGCCCTCGAAACAATGTATCCATTTACGGCGTTCTGACCGTTGTCCACCAACATCGAACATGTGAATCCTAGAATTGATAAAGTAAGATCAATTACGGAAGTGAAAAAGTGTGGAAACAGACGAACGTTGTTTGCCCGCTAGTGAATCTCGTTTCTGTTATTCCCGTGCTCTTCTGTCGTGCTCTCAGCACGTCCGTTTCTGAAGGTAGGTAGTCTGGGGAACCGATAGTTAAAACTTCGGATAAAAAGCTGCAAGCGGAGGCCCATTAGTATAAAATGATGAGAACTGTCAACGAACGCTCACTAAGATGCGCTATCCATCAAATAAAACGTACTCCCATGTTCGTCTATGACCTTCGCAATAACGGGATCTTGCCAGAATTGGTGGATAGCGTTGGCAATCTCTGGTCCGAGCGCAAAATTGTTCTTTTCGTCGAGTTGATAATCGATAATCTTTTCGGCCAATGGGCGATTCTCGCTCTTCGTACACTGGATATCCAGCCTTCGCATGGCGAGCACAATCGCTTGAGCAGAGTCCAGTACGTTGCGGTAAACGATGGACCGAAATGTAGCACGCTCCTTGTCGGGAAAACCGTTCTTGTGAATGATTCGCATTTGCTTTACTATAGTCGATTTCCCGGACTCCCCTGAGCCTGAAAGTCCTCTCAGAGACCCCAATGATTATTGAATGCGTGCTGGAAACTCACCGAGCAGAAGAATTTTGCATTCTCCCTTGTACTGCTTGTAGTCCTCTTCAATCTTCTTGTCAATAGCATTGCTACGttctctctcctctttcGACGACTGTGATGCACAGTTTCCCATCTGTAGCTATTTATACTCCCCAACTTTGACGCTTATAGCTCGATTATCGGATGCACTAGGTTATGCTGATTATCGTGAGCTCAACGCCGATGTATGAGAGAATTAAGacgaggagggagggtaTATGATGGACGTAAGGAACCAAGTTGTTGATTCCCGAGGTTCAAGGGTATTTCTGTGAAAACAAACATGGTTATATGTATATGACAAGGGCTAACAATATGACGCGGACCGGTTGCAGTGCATGTCAATCTCTTGTCAAACCCGTCACCCCAGATGACAATTCCACatgtaaataaataaaagCGTTGTGAACAGAATGTGCAGCAAGAGGCGAATTACAAGTTATCAGGGAGCAGGGAACATGTTGCGTTTGTAAGAAAATCGAAAGTCCTTCAGGCAAACTGTCGTAACGCGTGCGTGACGCGTTTCCTTTCCACTATCATATCATTCCACCTCAGGGTGTATCATTCACGGGGCCCGCAGATCACAGATTGCTGTAGGCTATTACAGGATTCTCAAGATGGAACCACGGACTCTTCAAGCCGATCCTAAACAGCCGCAATACTTCGTCCACATACCCTAGAAGAATTTCTTTAGCCAACGTAAAACCTGTCAAGAAAACTAGTTGGCCTCACCCTTGCTTGCTCTTTTGCGTCGTCTATCCGTTGTTGAGGATCTTCCGCCGCATAGTCTACCGTCTTGTCTGCAGCGTCTTCTGCGACCTTTTCTACATATTTATCGCTCGCTAGTTTCGTCAGTCTCTCCTGCTCGCCTGCATGAACAACGAATGGTCAGAACGTCGTTGTTCATGCTGAATGCTGTCAGTCTCGGGGAAAAACTTTTACTCACTCATTGGCGGTTTCGGAGGCGGTTGTTCATCATTCACTACACGGTCACGTTTCAGTAAAGATAAAAGACTTGTGCTCTTTCAATAGCCTACCTGGATGGCGTCTGGTATTTTCATGAACTTGGTGGTCGGTCATGTTGTATACGACGGTGGAGAGCGGAGGCGAAGAGAGTGACGGGAATGTTTTTAGCGAGGTGAGTTGGTTCTCCTCATATACATATATCGTATTCTTAGGTTGTCCCACAGAATGTTTGTTTGAACAAGGCAGTTTGACAGGACCTTGTTTTCACTCAAGTTACGCAGAAATCGCGTAACTGCAATACAGTTACTTGAGCGTCTAAGTAGCGCCCGACGTTGATCTGTCTGGTTCGGTTGACCTTCTTGATCATACATCTGCTGCCCTTGACAGACGTGTGGTTCTCCTTCTTCGCAGTAAGTGGCATGTTCTCTTGGTGTACCTGTCTTGGTGTAAACTCCAGCTAGCGAACGACAAGCCATGATAGCCGCCTACTTACTGAGCTCGTTCAAGCTGCATTTGTGAATGAAGCGTTCACCCGCAGTTTGCTTGGCCCCTTTTCCCGCCAGAACGAACTATGGCTCCCAAGTTGATTACTTGATGGACCAGATTGTAACGACGATTGTCCGTACCGCCGACTCGTATAAAAGGATGACCACCATCCGCGGGACGCCATCATTCCGTGTTTCGCCCAGGTGAGTTCCTCGTATCGTGGTCTCTTGTACAAAGCTCTTACGGATTCTACAATAGCCAAAAACTCATCAAACGCACATCTCATCAATTCACCCATCCTCCAACTCTGCAGAACTAAAAATCGCGATATTCGCGAGTTGGTCAAGATATTCTATTCATCCACGTCACTCCTCGCACCTCCATCCACCTACCGCGACCTCGACGCTCTGTCCCAATGGGTCCATCTTCGGATCGACATCAACTCGATGCGTTTCATTGGAGGATGCTGGCTTGGCCTCCGGGCTATCCACAGACGCTTCAAAAATCACACCATCTCCCTCCAGATCCGTTTCTAATGCGCCGACAGAGCCCACGATCCACTCCTTCAGCATTTCATCACCTCAGCTCACCTCATCGCGTTGGCGGGCATCCTCTCGGAGGAGAGCATCCCACACGCCTTAGAGACCTGGCTATCCGGTGCTCCATCTTTTCGCACATTTAGACGATTATGGCATTTTCACAAGAGAGTGGCGGCTTCCACATTTGGAAAGTTCGATGGTTTGGTATTCCGGAGGATATAAGTCTATTCCCTCACGTCTCGTGCATCTAAAGAGCGCGACGTCTATGGTGGAGTACAGCAAAACGATGTTACCAGCTCTCGAAGCCATCCTTGTACAGGGTGTCCTGTTACGATACCAAGCCTTCTCCCCAAGTTACTTCACCACGCTATCGTTATTCGATGTCATCCGGCTTAACAGGAAGGAGTTTTTCCAGATTCTCGCTACGAATCGGTGTACTCTCCACATACTAGAATTGGGTCAGGACTTTGTCCTGTTGAATATGTTTATGTTTGAGCGGCCCTTGACGCTTCCATACTTGCCCATACTTTCGGTGTCGGTGCTTGATGCTCGGAGTTGGTGTCGCTTGCTGGGTCGGTGGAGGTATCATGGCCCTCGCATCTGTCGATGATGGATATATTTCATCGACTACTTGTGTTCGAGATGGAGGGTACACGACGTCATACTTATTGCGAGAAACCTATTTTGGATACTTATTTTACTCGCATGAGAGGAACCGTATCTCGCTTTAAAGTGAGAGCAGGTGGAATGTCGTTGATTGGGGGTTGGATTCATGTCACTTTTCGGTGCCTACTATACAACTCTGTCCGTGCTAATTAGTACTGTAACATAGCGAAAAAGATAACTGAGCGCACTGAGCGCCCGTTTGACGCCCAAGCTGACCTCGTCGCATTCCCTGCATTCCCTGCAGGGGGCCTTTCCTCTTACTCTTGAGGTCTCCATAAACCATCCCCTTACGCAGGGTCTACGACTAAAGATGGACTACCTTATAGCAGCGTCAGAAACACGATAGAAACCTCTTTAACGTGTTTTTTCGACTTCTTCATTGTTTTTCTCCTGCCTTAAACCTTTAATCCCGACTTTTTCTGGGACAGTTCTCTTTTCCCGTGGTCATGCTCTCTCTAACGGTTTTGCAAGAAACTGAAACGCAGAACCTCTACAGATGTCTTGGATGCGACCTTCCCATATCCTTTAGCGCAATAAACAGACATGATATCCTCCCACCGAACACTCAAAACATTTCAAGGAGCAATTTACCTACCCTCGAATTCGTCACCGTTAGCGAGGAATGCCACAGGAAATCTCATCTCCCGAGGACAGGATATCACGTCTACGAACGGGCATCATGGATTTGGCGACTGCCAAAGAGACGCTGGAACCAAGACTTCAGACGTATGAACCGCTCATTCACCCCGTGTGATGGATTCCAGACGACGTGCTATTCTATATCTTCCGCATCTGCGTTGTTACGGAGGTGGAAGAGCGGCAGAGAAAGTTATTGTCAGCGCCTTCCTGGCTCGTTAAATAAGTGCAACTGTTGGGTCAAATTTGCAGGAAATGGAGGGCATTGTCAGAATCGCTACCTCAGATTTGGACAGcggtgaatttggattggaGATACGAAGGGCTGTTGCGGAAGTATCATCCAACGAGGCTGCGACGCGGTGCGGAGACAAGGTCTTGATCGTTCCGTATTGTGGATTGGAAGCTGCCTACCCAGTCAATCGCCCCAAGATCAGGTTATTCTTGATGTTGTACTCGTGGTCGTTCCAATGGATCTCTCTTCTTACAGGGGGATGTTCCCCAATCTCAACAATCTCCACCTTTGTCTCCTTCACCAGCATGGATCCGCGCAGCCGAAGACGGCATTACCTTCGACGCCTTCCACGACACGCCCAACCTCCGCAAATTGACCATCACCGGTTATGACGGCATTCGAGACCTTTCACTCCAACCCCCCTGGTCCTAAATCACCCACTACTCTGTCCGAAACGACTTCAACTGGTTCGCAGACTACAATGACCACTTCCCCCTCCTCTACATGTCAAACCTCCAATATTGCTCCCTCGAAACAGACATACCGAATACTGGGTCGATGTCAACCCCGAATCGCCTATAACCCTCCCTCACCTTCATACTCTCGTACTGagccacctccacctcgatTCAGCGTGTCCTACGATTAACATGTGGACTCGATTCGTCCAGCGCCCTTGTGGCGTTCCTCTGTCGGTCGGGTGTACCCTCCATGAACTTGCGATTCTCCTCTCGGTGTTGGATGATGATGCGCTTGTGCGGTTATTTGGGTCAGGGTTTGGTGACGTTCATACGTTGGAGCTTGGGGAACTTCACCGCTCGATTTTGTCAATATCTTGGATGAGTTGATTTACTCTTAACCATCCATTCGTCAGATGCTCCCGTTCTTGGTTCCGCGTCTTCAGCGTCTTGTACTCCACGATGAGAAGGCATGGTCGGACGGGGTGTTTGTTGGTACGGTCTAGGTGGGCTGTCACAATCCCCGACGGAGCGGTTTTGAGGCTCGAGGGGTTGTTCTGCAGGATGCTGTTACGGAGGGAGAGTGCGGTTAAGGATGTTGTGGCAGCGAGGCAGTTGGAGGCGTTGTGTAAGGGGTTGGTGTTCGAGGTGAGGTGGAGGAGATGTAACAGTGACGGTAGGAATGGAGGTTGTATGATCAACTCGAGCTGCGAGTGTTCAGTACCGGTGGTAGCAGCTTCGTTAAGCCTGCGGGTACCCAAGTGGGCGGGTACATAGGATGGGAGCCTAGCTCAAGGTAAGCCTGCGCCGAATGTTGCCTAGACACTACCCATTACCAACACCTGTCCACTCAGAACTTGCTCAGAACCGTCTCAGCCTTGAAACACTTTCCATTGCTACCTACTAGCCGGCTATGCACTTGAACGGTACATTGTATCGTGTTTTGCTGTACCCATCGCAAGTCCCCTAAAGCAATCTACCCACTCATGCGTTTGCCGTTTGCATCCGATCTGCGTCCGGGTTGGCTAGATTGTCCTCGAATTCCTTTCCTAACCCTATGCGCACCGCAATAAGTGTAGGAGATATTCCCTGGGCAAGGTTGTAGTGTCAGTCGGAGTCGGAAGTGCCAGGGAATGCAAACCACTAAGTATGCTCACAGTAATATGGAGGATCGTGCACTGAATGACTTCTACCGCCAACTTTTTCTCGTCTGAAGACTCAGCCGCGAGAATCGAAGTCAGAACGTAGACAAAGATTGCCATCGAGTACAACAATCCACATTCAACGCTGTCCAAGCAAACCAGGGGTTAAATGTGCACATTCAGCGTGTCGAAATTGGACGAGCACTCACGTCGTAGCCGACACTGACTGGTACATCTTCGTCGTGGTTCGGGGAAGGTTGGAGCAGCGACTTGTCTGCCTAGAGACGTAGTAAATTCGACCTGCTGAAATGATCTTCAGTCGTGGATGCGAGATACGCCTTCGAAACATGTACCTATCATCCCCGTGACCACAAGGTGAACCACCAACATCAATCCTATGGACAATACCAGGATGATTGGCACTGGTGGTCCGAAGAACGTCTCAACAGTTCCTCCCGAATTTGTGTAGTTCAAGGTCTGGATCACAGAGTACCCGTTCAATACTAGAAGAGCGCGCCACATGCCGTTTTAGGGTTTGGCTCGATGTGAGTCCTGTGGCGTAGAAGACCGAGATTACAAGGTCAAAGGGCCACTCACTCGCTGTAACTACACAGAGAATCGCAGGCACGACTATAACTCTGATGCGGGAATTCCAGACGCGGTAGCACCTCCAGAGCTAAGATGATACGGTTTGATCAGGTCAAGGTCTACGCGGCGAGTAATAGCTGAAATTACCAAGAAGACGTCTCCAGTGGCACTGGATACGTGTGAAGATTGTGAACCCAGATCAAATGTCAAACTGGATATAACCCACCTCGCCACCACGCACATCATCGGTCCGACTACAGCGGCATTTCTGAGTCTATGCGCCGTATCATTCACAACCTTGCAGGAGACTAGGAGAGACCGACTCACTGATAAGGCGTGAGCTGggcggataatgcaccagaTGGGTCGTAGAGTGGTATTTGCGCAAAAACTATCAAAGTGTTAACCGCGATCCCGATCGTGGAGAACAAGAAGAGCAGCGTCATGATAAAGCAATGAGCTCGGTATCGCGGAACTTTGCGGCTGGTTAGGACATGGATGCAAATGGTGTACAGGATGGCGTATGCGCCTGGATTCATTGAATCAGTCATCCGAAGTATCGGTTCAAGGGAGCAACTTCACTAGCGTACCGTAGAAGAAGAATTCGAGCTTGAATACGTGAAGGGTTGAGCGGAATAAACTCCAGAGACGAGGCTTAGACTCACTGCGACCGTAGCGAGACCGATGATAGTAACCCAATTCTTGTTACAGACGTGGTATCGGAATATACTGACCACAACTATGCACGAATCTTCCTGCGCAGAAGCTGACATGGGGACATGGGGATAATTTGGGGAGACCCGGAGACTCGCTGTTTAAACCTTCCCGAGAAATTTAGAGGGGCACCCTCTGCAGGAATCGCCGTATAAGCCGCATTATTGCATCAACGGGAGACCCGTGTCTTGATACTGGTACGTAGATTTTACAGCATGGTTGTTGATTAATGATGAGGAGCAGTGAGCTTAGAAGCTGATATGATATTCTGGATCCGGGACATCGATTATTCTTGTGGTATATCTTTTCATGAATATCAGACAGTGAGTACGTCCTATTCGGCAGCTTTACTTGAGCCAGCACATTTACGCTTGGTGCAAAGGACCTGAGCTTCTAGCAACCCAATGTTCACTATTTAAAGACCCACTTGGACAAGGCAAGACAAGAGAACCCAAAGAGAACCTGATATGGTCGAGTTGAAAGTGAGCCGGTTCAGGATGGAAGTGAGCATGAAGATTACTTACATTGATTCATACATCGATCACCGATGCCTCCCACAACCACgttgatcatgatcatcaCTGAAGTACTGAGCGTGGGGTGGGTATGTGTACGGTATACCGCGTACTCGGGGCCTCATATCATGCCTATCGACTACTACCACGGTATGTGCGGAAACAGTGGGCTGACTACCAGGTAGAGTCTTTGGGGCATACATCAAGAGCGACCGGAAAGGCCACATCCATCAGGCGCCAACATACATAAACTAGGCACGTTGATGTTGGGTCCTTCTGCATCCTCCGGGGTCCTTCGAAGGATATTAATAATATCATATGGCGGAATTACTACGGAGATTGAACTGTTAATTTAAATGGCAAGCGGCTCAGCGGCAGGCGCGGTGTCTCAGCAGTCCTTCAATGCTTTTGTTGTGAAGATAATTGAAAATACGAGGCCTAGGTACACTATCCACTAACTACCGTTTGGGCGTAATTCAAAGTCGGCATGGATGTGTACTTGCTTGGTGTAGGCGATCGTTTTCCCCTCTAAACTCGCGTTACTTTCCTCCAAGGCGTACATGTCCTGGTCGCTGAGCTGCTCGCTACGGTTTTGATTGAACGCAAAGGAGAGTCCAGTCCGGCTAGCTGCGGTGGTACTTCCATCAGTAGACGGTCTCATAATTTGGGTGCTCCGGATTTGCACTCGGACAATGACAAGCGAGAATATGATGCCGACCAACGGGGTAGACTAGATAAGCAAGGTAGTAAGTGTGAGTATTCCAGGACCTTGAGAAAGGACCCACCATGTCAGCCACAATCGGCAAGCTTCCCTGACCTTCCTCTACCTGCAGGACGATAGTGTAGGCAATCAAATAGGCTGTATTGAGGGCTCCGCTCTCCACAAGAATCCGGGCGATGGGAAGGAGACTGCCTCGCCCCGAAATGACGCTAAGCCCGCTGGTGGACTTGGTGCTAACTGACGGGAGGACAAGCTTTCTCTCGTTTCTCCATATGCGGAATGCTATCAATGCTAAGAGTCGAGCAAGCGGATTTAGAACAGCAGAATACGGCTCAGTAAAGGGCGTTCGGTACGACTCACAAGTTGCAATGCCGTTCGCAATGATGGAAAGCGTGAAGATGGCCGTCCCATAGACCCAAGGGTGTTTCAAGATATCCGTAA
Coding sequences:
- the GPA1_4 gene encoding guanine nucleotide-binding protein subunit alpha, whose protein sequence is MGNCASQSSKEERERSNAIDKKIEEDYKQYKGECKILLLGSGESGKSTIVKQMRIIHKNGFPDKERATFRSIVYRNVLDSAQAIVLAMRRLDIQCTKSENRPLAEKIIDYQLDEKNNFALGPEIANAIHQFWQDPVIAKVIDEHGSTFYLMDSASYFLSEVLTIGSPDYLPSETDVLRARQKSTGITETRFTSGQTTIHMFDVGGQRSERRKWIHCFEGVTSIIFCTALSEYDQVLLEEKTQNRMKESLMLFESIINSRWFLRTSVILFMNKTDVFKRKLPKVPLARYYPEYKGGNDINKAAKFILWKFMQLNRARLSVYPHLTQATDTTNIRVVFAAVKETILQNALKDSGIL